In Candidatus Krumholzibacteriia bacterium, the genomic window CCCCTCTAGTCCCCGCGCGCCACGACCGAGTACAGCGACGGAATGACGAACAGGGTGAGAATGCTGCCCACCGCCAGCCCGCCGATGACGGAGAGCGCCATGGGCGCGCGGATCTCCGCGCCCTCGCCGAAGCCCAGCGCCATGGGCATCAGGCCCAGCACCGTGGTGAGCGTGGTCATGAGGATGGGGCGCAGGCGCACGCGGCACGCGGCACGAACCGCATCCACCTTGGGGCTCCCCTCGCGGCGGAGCGTATTGATGTAGTCGATGAGCACGATGCCGTTGTTCACCACGATACCGGCCAGCAGGATGACGCCGATGAACACCACCACGCTCAGCGGCTTACCGGTGACGAGCAGCGTGAAGACGACGCCGATGGCGGCCAGCGGCACCGTG contains:
- a CDS encoding efflux RND transporter permease subunit yields the protein GNVSGRDLGNVADEVTAMLASLSIPQRITVELGGENEELQRSYRSLILALILAVFLVYLVMAAQFESFVHPFIIMFTVPLAAIGVVFTLLVTGKPLSVVVFIGVILLAGIVVNNGIVLIDYINTLRREGSPKVDAVRAACRVRLRPILMTTLTTVLGLMPMALGFGEGAEIRAPMALSVIGGLAVGSILTLFVIPSLYSVVARGD